One genomic region from Nymphaea colorata isolate Beijing-Zhang1983 chromosome 10, ASM883128v2, whole genome shotgun sequence encodes:
- the LOC116261842 gene encoding protein RADIALIS-like 3 → MASRSAASSWTPKQNKSFERALAVYDKETPDRWKNVAAMVGGKTAEEVKRHYELLMEDLRSIESGHVPFPNYRSSIKDTRGRATAGLTDEDYRLLMHLKLQRQ, encoded by the exons ATGGCCTCCCGTTCAGCTGCCTCTTCCTGGACTCCGAAGCAGAACAAATCGTTCGAGAGGGCCTTGGCGGTGTATGACAAGGAAACTCCCGACCGCTGGAAGAACGTGGCTGCAATGGTAGGAGGCAAGACTGCGGAGGAAGTCAAGCGTCACTATGAGCTCCTCATGGAGGACCTTAGGTCCATTGAGTCGGGCCATGTGCCCTTCCCTAACTATAGGTCCTCCATCAAGGACACCAGGGGAAGGGCTACTGCTGGCTTGACAGATGAGGACTACAG GCTGCTGATGCATTTGAAGTTGCAGCGTCAATGA